One Deltaproteobacteria bacterium genomic region harbors:
- a CDS encoding succinate dehydrogenase cytochrome b subunit, with translation MSSIGRKQLMALTGLAWSLFVLTHMAANLLILFDAEAYNKYSHALISNPLIYIAEAGLVLTLLVHIVNGVIVTYGNRAARPLKNAMAPSGDKAPRLQSKWMAYHGMLLLIFIVWHLVTFKYGKTYYVTYNGVEMRDLHRLVLEIFQIPFYVGFYLVCMVAVGLHLSHGFYSAFATLGLYHPRYSPMISKFGYVYAVIVAAGFMSQPIYVFFLAGR, from the coding sequence ATGTCTTCGATCGGCCGAAAGCAGCTGATGGCGCTGACCGGCCTCGCGTGGAGCCTCTTTGTTCTCACGCATATGGCAGCGAACCTCCTGATTCTTTTTGATGCTGAAGCCTACAACAAGTACAGCCACGCGTTGATTTCTAACCCACTCATTTATATCGCCGAAGCGGGGTTAGTTCTCACGCTTTTAGTTCATATCGTGAACGGAGTGATCGTCACATATGGCAATCGGGCCGCACGACCATTGAAAAACGCGATGGCTCCCTCTGGCGACAAAGCTCCGCGCCTTCAGTCCAAATGGATGGCTTATCACGGGATGCTCCTGCTGATTTTTATCGTCTGGCATCTTGTGACGTTCAAATACGGAAAAACCTACTACGTTACCTATAATGGCGTTGAAATGCGCGATCTTCACCGGCTTGTTTTGGAGATTTTCCAGATTCCATTTTATGTCGGATTCTACCTCGTTTGTATGGTCGCGGTTGGACTTCATTTAAGTCACGGCTTCTATTCTGCGTTTGCAACGCTGGGGCTGTACCACCCACGCTATTCGCCGATGATCAGTAAATTCGGATACGTCTATGCGGTGATCGTAGCTGCAGGCTTCATGTCGCAGCCGATTTACGTTTTCTTTTTGGCGGGAAGGTGA